From the Triticum aestivum cultivar Chinese Spring unplaced genomic scaffold, IWGSC CS RefSeq v2.1 scaffold80157, whole genome shotgun sequence genome, the window cgatgcatacaccgaaagagaagaagagacgatgcaacaccctcacagttgggaactctgccatgaacatgtcttggatatcgatataggtgcttggattccgctgctgcagggtgtggTGGAGGTagacaacagagtcatatgcatcaaaataagaaccaaatctcctctcaagcgctgcatgcttagccctccaagccttgccataagaaattatgtacttgaacctggcgaagacttttgtctggactgccttcacttccatagctttgccctgcactatctcatcgtaaaacaatcgagcaataagcgtggatgaaaggttggcatgatcttgagggatgcagggaataagacaagtgtgattaactaagtcacttatcacccaacttgtgccatacttagggagaaagccgtgcaccctggcgggacaatctgcgttcttgcataccattgtcaggaatttctgactagacacctgagctgtgaaaaccctttgcgtggacattgcccaattaattattgcatcctttagggcttgcttgttcggatacatagcacccgtcgcaatattgttctagggatattgccaggctgaatcatgtccatcattcacggtcattgcagatgataagtcatgattccaccatgcaggattcgggacctcctctgcattttcttcttcatctgactcgtcagaatcaccggcatgacccctttcaacatcgctgtcttcttcttccatctggttctgcatgtgcccatctacctcgtcagcgtccacctcgccattgtaatcaccatcggcatttcctccttctacctgactactctgccctggttcataaccataagcatttcctccttctacctgactgctctgtccttgttcgtaaccataagcatttcctccttctacctgactgctatgtccttcgtagccaccctcgccttcatgtgcagtgacctccttcacgacgggaagcactaaagcaacaggattgcatccccttcgttcacaaccttgtaaccaccgcacccaatcggagtctccctctattggcctcaaataaaagtaaatttttggacttgaccgtgtccacaatgcatgaacaccgacggtgtgtgtttcagtatcaagacctaaacttgccgcaatccattctttcaactgactaacagaccatgtttgtggtgcgctcattgccacctctatgtgagtaaattcactcagatctactcccaactcatttgtttggacaataccaggaccatagtaaaatctcaacttcactacatcggacatctcgactcacctattttttttcaacaacaaaatacaagtattagacatgtctatatattaccaggaccatagtaaatTTGACGATCaatataatttaatctatgtggacgatTATGATGAGTTGCTTGACTCTTGttttaataataatataataatagaTTATAGTTACGGTCCGTATTATAACCGACAAATATGATAATTCAGTTTATTTGAATAAATAGGCCCATGTTgatgtattttttattttaatcTATTTTAAGAATAATTTAGAAAAAGGCATGCGTCTTTTTTCTACGATCATGTAAAATTCTTCGTTGCAAACAAGTTTTTATCTGAAGTTTTTTTGTTAGTAGGCCCACGTTGAGGCATTAGCGGGGTGCTATTGCTTGTTATGGGTTAAACTACGGCGTGGCAGTTTAAAAAAAACAGTGTGGCATTGAGACGTACTTTAGTTAATGGACTTTAGAAAATACGCAGAATAAAGGTTAGCGTGTAATCCGCTTCAATTTGGCATCGGATACGGACTGAAACGTTTTTTAACATGTAGTTGtacttttcccttttttgtttgcttgttagATTTCCATCACACTGACATGCTGTGCACATGCCGACCCGAACTCTTTAAAAAAATCTTGTCTCTTCTTTCGAACTTTTTATTCATGTTTCCAACTTCTTATCACGCACCTATGTACGTGtcaagtattaagcaacaacttattATCCCCACTAAaaactaatacaattcacacacctacaagtatgttacgaatatttgccgtagcaactacaaatattgacagattAATATATTTGACTGGACTGCCTATATTACGGACCTTTTTTCGGAACTACTACAAATACTTACACTCCTAAATACTTGACATCCACATATAGTACGGAttattaccggagcaactacacatttttacacaactaattagttgacatctaaatatatttacgtatactaccggggcaaataacaataatcgcacacaaaatttatttcacatcgaaacatattaacaaatactaccggagcacctacgaaaaataaaatgtgggctgaaatatacccttgaagcgtgcgtgcgaacgacgaacgacgaacgacgaacgaaaaactgccggtgctccggctccaacgaagaacgacgaacaacagcttcacctccaccacactgccgcaacttcatcaccacctccaccaaaatgctcaccacgaccaccacgagctaccccatcagtagatcgagacttcttttggctgccctaaatgagttgaatccattcacggtgccaaaatcgCGAAAATCTTGCTCATTTAGGTGTATAAATGGGTGGCATTTTTCtgtagagagaggagaagggaagaacacagagaacagaagaagaagcgagcaaggggagaagaagaagggaggaaggggaggataagGCACGGGCCGGCCAGCGCGTCAGGTGGCAGCACCCTGtcggccagcagctggccgatcggCTGGCGGTAGGCCGACAGGGGCGCACCACGCCGACAGCCCAATCCCTCCCCCTCGCGATGTGGCCCGACCAACCAGAGGCCGCCGCGTGCCAGCCGGGCCtgcagtcggcctgctgtgggccgattaggcccagtcggcctgcagcgggccgacggtgtattatttttaaaaataatattttcggcgtattatttctgtaatttaataaaaaaatgtattatttaaaaaaaattagctccTTTTCGCTCACACCAGGTTCAAGTTGCATCACCAATAAGATGCCCTTTGGGTGTTTTTGTGCAGAACAAAAGAGGACCTTGCCCGAAACATAATACAAACACATCATGGATATTGAATAATTTAATTTAACAAAGCCATCACACGCTGTAATTAACAAATCAATCGTATCATCACGTAAGAGCAGATTGAAAACAGGCAAGCATACATGGTGTCATAATATATATCTCTGGGATAACTCAGCTGCATTGGTATTTATATACACTTGTAATTTGCACTAGTAGTCTCGGACAGACGACAATGGTTCACGAAATTAAAGGCAATCTAAGACTCTGATAGCTAACAAAAAGTAGTACTAATTAACATCAACTTGTTGAAGTATCATCCGGTATTAACTACTCAAAATCTTCAGGGCTAAAGACGAAGCCAAGTTTATTTCTCAACGGTGACGGAGACGTTGCCGCTGGTAACGGTGTTTTTGGTGAGGACAGTGGGAAGTTCAACGTTCGTGCCCTTCTTGGGGGTAGACTTGTAGTAGTAAAAGTACAGGATCAGCTGGATGAGGCCGAAGATTGTACCGAGGGCATTGGGGATCTGCACAGAATTTAAAGGGGACATAACAGTTAGATCAATCCTCGCTGAGGAGTTCTTGATTGTATGTCTGGCTGGGTTTGCGAGTTCTTATTTCCAATATGTATGTGTATGTACATACCGTGATGTAGATGTCAAACTTGATGAGCGCATAGCCCGTCCAGCACAAGCCATTGAGGAAGTTCACCAGCGACAGGAAGAATGGCATGTACTCCACACTCTTGGTCCTGATCACTTTACCCTGCAAATAAGCAGTACAATGTTACTACTTTCATCTTAAATTTTTGAGTTATATTAGTATTTAGTACACTCGTAAGTTGGTAAAAGCGTCTGTAATTAACAATTAGCCTGAGCTAGTAATTCACCCGTAAAGGAAGTTTACCTTGAGGTAGAAATAAACCGTAGGCTTTTTTGATTAAAAATATATGATGTAGCATAGTGTAGAAGAACTTGGGTGCGTGAGAGGTGAACAACTCAATTCGGACTTTTTTAACAGGGTTTTGGCACCAACGTTAAAACATGAAAGGTGGGTGCATCTTTTAGATGGCATAGATTTTCAAGCAGAATCAACAACAAACAAGGTATACTACTTAACAAATTAAGGTCTGTCAAAAGCATCCATTAGAACTTTAAAAATAAATTATAGGCAGGTATTTTTCTAGACAACGCATCATTACCACACCATACGTGCACAACGCAGAATAATTAGCCACCTGAACTAACAAGTTAAAGAGGTTATCAAAGATCACGGGTCGACGATCCATAAGTTGGGGTGGTGTACGTACCATGATGGTGAGCGGGGAGGCGTACATGATGGAGCCGAAGATGACGCAGAGGATGCCTACGATCATGGAGCGCTTCTCATGGGTGTGGGCGCCGACGAGCACACCGGCCACCACGGCAGCCATGAACGCTGCCTCGATGGCGAGCACGCCGAGCATCTTCCACTGCACGCACAGCACACGCACATGGCATGGGTTAGGGCATGCAGGAGGATCTTCTGTATAGAAACTAACGCCGAAAAGAGACAGTAGGCCGGATGAGGGGCATTAGGAGGGTGGCACGTAGGTACCCTTGTGTTCTTGGCCGcgtagatgatgaagatgatgatgtagGCGCCCTCGATGACGAGGCCGATGCCGTTGATGGTGAGGACGAGGGTGCTGTTGGGGTGGACGATGGGGAGCCCGTAAAAGAACCAGAGCAGGCAGTTCATGAGCGTCGCCAGATAGGGGTCCGGCTTGAACTcctccacgtccttggccttgtAGATCCGCCAGAACGTTGGCCTGCGTACGTACAAGCAGAAAACAAGTATCAGATTCATGCCCTAGCTAGCTACTACCCACAAGCCACGACCACCTTCGATGTATACAGATTAG encodes:
- the LOC123175978 gene encoding bidirectional sugar transporter SWEET6b-like, which produces MVSADVARNIVGIIGNVISFGLFLSPVPTFWRIYKAKDVEEFKPDPYLATLMNCLLWFFYGLPIVHPNSTLVLTINGIGLVIEGAYIIIFIIYAAKNTRWKMLGVLAIEAAFMAAVVAGVLVGAHTHEKRSMIVGILCVIFGSIMYASPLTIMGKVIRTKSVEYMPFFLSLVNFLNGLCWTGYALIKFDIYITIPNALGTIFGLIQLILYFYYYKSTPKKGTNVELPTVLTKNTVTSGNVSVTVEK